From Vitis vinifera cultivar Pinot Noir 40024 chromosome 14, ASM3070453v1, a single genomic window includes:
- the LOC100251383 gene encoding loganic acid O-methyltransferase produces MANEVESTPNSYPMNGGIGCHSYVKNSHIQRALLHAAKDVITEAIVEKVDITNPWFNSSRTLRVADFGCSVGPNTFVVVQNIIEALELLYRSKRHNPEIPEFHVFFNDHVHNDFNTLFRSLPFSHRYFAAGVPGSFHDRLFPKSTLHIIHSSYALHWLSQVPTQLADRNSPAWNKGRIHGLGASSKEVREAFSAQFSKDLQAFLNARALELVGGGLMLLLVSGLPNEFHSSQTNSAIVLDLLGSCLIDMAKMGIISEDNVDSFNLSIYRTCPGELEAFIEKNGHFKIEKMEELINPVRWDPPDFQMLASHLRATFEGALEEHFGNEIMDELFERFTNKIGENSHIIYDQQYIKETEIFVSLKHRVTDYEV; encoded by the exons ATGGCAAATGAGGTTGAATCAACTCCTAATTCATACCCTATGAATGGTGGAATTGGCTGTCACAGCTATGTTAAAAATTCCCACATTCAG AGAGCTTTGCTGCATGCTGCTAAGGATGTGATCACTGAAGCTATTGTAGAGAAGGTGGATATCACAAACCCTTGGTTTAATTCTTCGAGAACATTACGTGTTGCAGATTTTGGCTGTTCTGTTGGCCCCAACACCTTCGTTGTAGTGCAAAACATCATCGAAGCCCTAGAGCTCCTGTACCGTTCTAAGCGACACAACCCTGAAATCCCAGAATTCCATGTGTTCTTCAATGATCATGTCCACAATGACTTCAACACCCTCTTCAGATCCCTCCCTTTCTCCCACCGATACTTTGCTGCCGGCGTGCCTGGTTCATTCCATGATCGATTATTTCCCAAGTCTACTCTCCACATCATACACTCCTCTTATGCACTGCACTGGCTGTCCCAGGTGCCCACCCAACTTGCAGACAGAAACTCTCCTGCTTGGAACAAAGGGAGAATCCATGGCTTAGGGGCTTCTTCAAAAGAAGTTCGGGAGGCCTTTTCAGCTCAGTTCAGTAAGGACTTGCAGGCCTTTCTGAATGCTAGAGCACTGGAGCTTGTGGGAGGAGGTCTGATGCTACTTCTAGTGAGCGGTCTCCCCAATGAGTTCCATTCTTCTCAAACTAATAGTGCGATAGTGTTGGATCTTCTGGGATCATGCCTTATTGACATGGCTAAAATG GGGATAATCAGTGAAGACAATGTGgattcattcaacttgtctatCTATCGAACATGCCCAGGAGAGTTGGAGGCATTTATAGAGAAAAATGGGCATTTCAAAATTGAGAAGATGGAAGAGCTGATTAATCCGGTGAGATGGGATCCGCCTGATTTCCAAATGTTAGCTTCGCATTTAAGAGCTACATTTGAGGGAGCTTTGGAGGAACACTTTGGAAATGAGATTATGGATGAGTTGTTCGAACGCTTTACCAACAAAATTGGAGAGAATTCTCACATCATTTATGACCAGCAATACATTAAAGAGACAGAAATTTTCGTCTCTCTTAAACACAGAGTAACTGATTACGAGGTGTAG